The Deinococcota bacterium genome segment GATCAAAGTCGAGCGCCCCAGCGACAACCGCTTGGACCGCGCCCAGCACGGCCTGGCCCGTTCACTCGTCGCCAATGCCGTCACCGGCGTGACCGAGGGCTTTTCCAAGGGGCTCGAGATCCAGGGCGTCGGCTACCGCGTGGCGCTGAGGGGGCAGAACCTGGAGCTCAGCCTGGGCTTTTCGCACCCCGTGGTGATCACCCCGCCCGAAGGCGTCTCTTTCACCGTGCCCGAGCCTACCCGCATCGTCATCTCGGGTATCGACAAGCAGCTCGTCGGCCAGGTGGCCGCCAACATCCGCAAGA includes the following:
- the rplF gene encoding 50S ribosomal protein L6 — its product is MSRIGKSPIPLPTGVDITITRGEVAVKGSKGQLTVPVSPRLTVRQEEGEIKVERPSDNRLDRAQHGLARSLVANAVTGVTEGFSKGLEIQGVGYRVALRGQNLELSLGFSHPVVITPPEGVSFTVPEPTRIVISGIDKQLVGQVAANIRKIRPPDSYHGKGVRYAGEQIRLKPGKAAAR